One region of Wyeomyia smithii strain HCP4-BCI-WySm-NY-G18 chromosome 3, ASM2978416v1, whole genome shotgun sequence genomic DNA includes:
- the LOC129733151 gene encoding telomerase Cajal body protein 1 homolog, translating to MEQADTDIPDESISLSLSTPVEDPVTNHDQLTVESVIHSQNGTTEELAVEERLLNDENTGPNSPLTMDEEALLEEDKETVDDGVDYSKEIHQTPLEAMDDENSHSSTDCHEMNGLSVESAPKRTNYEQDYFQSLTACEVGRCSWDKVEKQNYVRGCLWSPDGTCVLAAVNSDGMHVFELPTDMYEAHQISTERPVQLLDSAVHVRETTLVYDYKWYPGMHSSMPETSVWIASRQHEPIQMWDAYTGKLRCSYKGYNAVDEVEAALSIAWSLDGSFIFGGYKKSIKMFDVKAPGREISSFPTKVTASCMTVCSPLPNLLIFGSWSRSITALATDSNQTIPVGNNSRECSHSAGVTWLKFIPRTNLFVSGGRRDSKLLMWDIRMLEKPYHVLQRACDTNQRIYFDSSPYGEWVITGNTDGVVRAWNLLEVETERKSYRQYDFSLHRDCCNGVSFHPSKPIIATASGQHHFPPVEDSADNSPLDSKLSDAHNSEENSLTLWWIGAMNISEQ from the exons atGGAGCAAGCGGACACAGATATACCAGATGAAAGTATATCACTTAGCTTAAGTACACCGGTGGAGGATCCTGTAACGAACCATGATCAGTTAACTGTTGAAAGTGTGATCCACAGCCAAAACGGAACGACAGAAGAATTGGCAGTGGAGGAGAGATTGTTAAATGATGAGAACACTGGACCAAACTCTCCCCTAACCATGGACGAGGAGGCATTGTTGGAAGAGGATAAAGAGACCGTTGACGATGGAGTCGATTATTCAAAAGAAATCCATCAAACTCCTTTGGAAGCTATGGATGATGAAAACTCCCATTCGTCAACTGATTGCCAcgaaatgaacgggctgtccgTAGAAAGTGCACCAAAACGGACAAATTACGAACAGGATTACTTCCAATCGCTAACAGCGTGCGAGGTTGGCCGATGCTCTTGGGACAAAGTCGAGAAGCAAAACTACGTTCGCGGTTGTCTCTGGTCGCCGGATGGAACATGCGTGCTGGCAGCAGTCAATAGCGATGGAATGCATGTGTTCGAGTTACCAACTGACATGTACGAGGCACACCAAATCTCCACGGAAAGACCAGTTCAGCTGCTAGACTCCGCTGTACATGTGCGCGAAACAACGTTGGTTTACGATTATAAATGGTACCCCGGGATGCATAGCTCAATGCCAGAAACCAGCGTGTGGATTGCCTCCAGACAGCACGAGCCAATTCAAATGTGGGATGCTTACACTGGTAAACTGCGTTGTTCGTACAAAGGTTACAACGCTGTGGATGAGGTGGAAGCTGCTTTGAGTATCGCCTGGTCCTTAGATGGAAGCTTCATTTTCGGCGGCTATAAGAAGAGTATCAAAATGTTCGACGTGAAAGCACCAGGTCGGGAGATATCCTCATTTCCTACGAAGGTGACAGCCTCTTGCATGACCGTATGCTCGCCACTTCCTAATCTACTGATTTTCGGCTCCTGGAGTCGGTCCATCACAGCTCTGGCGACCGACAGCAATCAGACCATTCCGGTGGGCAACAATTCGCGCGAATGCAGCCACAGTGCGGGTGTTACATGGCTTAAATTCATTCCGCGAACTAACTTGTTTGTTTCCGGTGGCCGAAGAGATTCGAAATTGCTGATGTGGGATATCCGCATGCTGGAAAAACCGTACCACGTGTTGCAACGTGCTTGCGATACCAATCAGCGCATTTACTTCGACAGTTCTCCCTACGGGGAATGGGTGATTACTGGAAACACGGATGGCGTTGTTCGTGCCTGGAATCTGCTGGAAGTTGAAACGGAACGAAAATCTTACCGCCAGTATGAT TTTTCTTTGCATCGAGATTGCTGCAATGGCGTGTCCTTCCATCCTTCCAAACCGATCATTGCCACCGCGAGCGGTCAGCATCACTTTCCACCAGTCGAAGATTCAGCAGATAATTCACCACTCGATTCAAAGTTGAGTGATGCGCACAACAGCGAGGAGAATTCGTTAACGCTGTGGTGGATCGGCGCAATGAACATTTCGGAACAGTaa
- the LOC129733146 gene encoding WAS/WASL-interacting protein family member 2 isoform X1: protein MPPPPPPPGPPPPPGPPPPPAMKLGGGMPAGDGRNALLQSIQKGTKLKKTVTVDKSAPVIPGKVTSNATVNNRSPAVPSAGAGDSNGGGVGGPKLGGIFEGLSSMPKLKPVGSRGAQSPAGTISNKSPSPENTIKSNNRLGGGGGGMDFADELAAKLTLKKQKHTSNSSNANSSSNNAIINNNSNNHQPVTENNLRTNRGPPPQPPVQLKNTNESSVPHGKSSYSSQKSQAPSTPSQSQASPSNGAALSVTSPAGSNSNHLQPNKSTLFGGGGSGISSSSANSSASGSPVPPAVPTSKPVPNHGKPNLAPKPPGIQLNTSGNGNGTNRNMVGRHHSMRSPRSPPVATGGPHFPVNHFGTLRGPPSSFQSSESISRQNNLIGRPAAPPPKPPVMKPPPPPPVRSVSNTNLTHLPMSLAPEAPEPNFGSANNVASAVADELKSKLVNSGSANNVATLTTSTTSSNSINSTSQLSIASTKTINSGSIKTTAAPPLPPHRTCPAPPPPQLNTSTNSTGSGEAPPQPPQRISSIRQQQLQQQQLSASANSSANSSSQQSNSNLKRKETMSATAGETERRKLATPLQEIDLEAKYSFYFRKVTEFSAPIPFLNVAKIYPSAMRSQQQQHPQHQHQ, encoded by the exons ATGCCTCCACCGCCACCGCCGCCGGGGCCTCCTCCGCCACCGGGTCCACCGCCGCCGCCGGCGATGAAACTCGGTGGTGGAATGCCTGCGGGGGACGGGCGGAATGCGCTGCTGCAGTCCATCCAGAAGGGTACCAAACTGAAGAAAACGGTCACCGTAGACAAAAGTGCACCAGTTATCCCGGGCAAGGTGACATCCAATGCAACGGTCAACAATCGTAGCCCGGCGGTCCCCTCTGCAGGAGCCGGCGACAGCAATGGCGGAGGCGTCGGAGGACCGAAACTGGGTGGAATCTTCGAAGGTCTTTCATCAATGCCGAAACTCAAACCGGTCGGCAGTAGAG GCGCACAATCACCAGCAGGAACAATTAGCAATAAGTCACCATCGCCGGAGAACACGATCAAAAGCAACAACCGGTTAGGTGGGGGAGGGGGAGGAATGGACTTTGCCGATGAACTGGCGGCCAAACTAACGCTCAAGAAGCAGAAACACACTAGCAATAGTAGCAATGCCAACAGTAGTAGCAACAATGCcattatcaacaacaacagcaacaaccacCAACCGGTGACGGAAAATAATCTAAGGACGAACCGAGGTCCTCCACCGCAGCCCCCGGTGCAGCTGAAG aACACCAATGAATCATCGGTACCCCACGGGAAATCGAGTTATTCGAGTCAAAAAAG CCAAGCGCCCTCAACCCCGAGTCAATCGCAGGCATCACCCTCCAATGGAGCAGCGTTATCGGTCACTAGTCCCGCCGGAAGCAACAGCAATCACTTGCAGCCAAACAAATCGACGCTGTTCGGTGGAGGAGGTAGCGGAATAAGCAGCAGCAGCGCAAACTCGTCTGCCTCTGGTAGTCCGGTGCCTCCTGCGGTTCCCACCAGCAAACCGGTGCCAAACCATGGTAAACCAAACCTGGCTCCGAAACCGCCAGGAATACAGCTTAATACCAGCGGGAACGGGAATGGCACCAATCGGAACATGGTCGGTAGGCATCACAGCATGAGGAGTCCCAG GTCTCCTCCAGTGGCAACAGGTGGTCCACACTTCCCAGTGAATCACTTCGGAACGTTACGAGGTCCTCCGTCGAGCTTTCAGTCATCGGAATCGATTTCCAGGCAGAACAATCTAATAG GACGACCAGCGGCACCACCACCGAAGCCGCCGGTGATGAAACCTCCGCCTCCCCCGCCTGTTCGAAGCGTATCAAACACCAATCTAACGCATTTACCCATGAGCTTGGCGCCGGAAGCGCCCGAACCGAACTTTGGTTCCGCTAACAACGTGGCCAGTGCCGTTGCGGATGAACTCAAGTCTAAGCTAGTCAACAGCGGTTCGGCGAATAATGTCGCGACGCTTACCACTTCCACCACCTCTTCCAACTCGATTAATTCTACCAGCCAGCTCAGTATTGCCAGCACGAAAACGATCAACAGTGGCAGCATCAAGACCACGGCGGCGCCACCATTGCCACCACATCGAACCTGCCCGGCACCCCCTCCGCCT CAACTCAACACAAGCACCAACAGCACTGGCAGTGGTGAAGCACCACCACAACCACCGCAGCGGATTTCCTCCATTCGACAGCAGCAACTACAGCAACAACAACTTTCAGCAAGCGCCAATAGCAGCGCTAACAGCAGCAGTCAACAGTCAAACTCAAATTTAAAACGAAAGGAAACCATGAGTGCCACCGCAGGTGAAACGGAGCGACGGAAGTTGGCCACGCCCCTACAGGAGATCGATCTAGAGGCAAAGTATTCGTTCTACTTCCGGAAGGTGACGGAATTTTCGGCACCGATCCCGTTTCTCAATGTGGCCAAAATTTACCCAAGTGCGATGCGgtcacagcagcagcaacatccGCAGCACCAGCATCAATAG
- the LOC129733146 gene encoding WAS/WASL-interacting protein family member 2 isoform X2 produces the protein MPPPPPPPGPPPPPGPPPPPAMKLGGGMPAGDGRNALLQSIQKGTKLKKTVTVDKSAPVIPGKVTSNATVNNRSPAVPSAGAGDSNGGGVGGPKLGGIFEGLSSMPKLKPVGSRGAQSPAGTISNKSPSPENTIKSNNRLGGGGGGMDFADELAAKLTLKKQKHTSNSSNANSSSNNAIINNNSNNHQPVTENNLRTNRGPPPQPPVQLKNTNESSVPHGKSSYSSQKRSPPVATGGPHFPVNHFGTLRGPPSSFQSSESISRQNNLIGRPAAPPPKPPVMKPPPPPPVRSVSNTNLTHLPMSLAPEAPEPNFGSANNVASAVADELKSKLVNSGSANNVATLTTSTTSSNSINSTSQLSIASTKTINSGSIKTTAAPPLPPHRTCPAPPPPQLNTSTNSTGSGEAPPQPPQRISSIRQQQLQQQQLSASANSSANSSSQQSNSNLKRKETMSATAGETERRKLATPLQEIDLEAKYSFYFRKVTEFSAPIPFLNVAKIYPSAMRSQQQQHPQHQHQ, from the exons ATGCCTCCACCGCCACCGCCGCCGGGGCCTCCTCCGCCACCGGGTCCACCGCCGCCGCCGGCGATGAAACTCGGTGGTGGAATGCCTGCGGGGGACGGGCGGAATGCGCTGCTGCAGTCCATCCAGAAGGGTACCAAACTGAAGAAAACGGTCACCGTAGACAAAAGTGCACCAGTTATCCCGGGCAAGGTGACATCCAATGCAACGGTCAACAATCGTAGCCCGGCGGTCCCCTCTGCAGGAGCCGGCGACAGCAATGGCGGAGGCGTCGGAGGACCGAAACTGGGTGGAATCTTCGAAGGTCTTTCATCAATGCCGAAACTCAAACCGGTCGGCAGTAGAG GCGCACAATCACCAGCAGGAACAATTAGCAATAAGTCACCATCGCCGGAGAACACGATCAAAAGCAACAACCGGTTAGGTGGGGGAGGGGGAGGAATGGACTTTGCCGATGAACTGGCGGCCAAACTAACGCTCAAGAAGCAGAAACACACTAGCAATAGTAGCAATGCCAACAGTAGTAGCAACAATGCcattatcaacaacaacagcaacaaccacCAACCGGTGACGGAAAATAATCTAAGGACGAACCGAGGTCCTCCACCGCAGCCCCCGGTGCAGCTGAAG aACACCAATGAATCATCGGTACCCCACGGGAAATCGAGTTATTCGAGTCAAAAAAG GTCTCCTCCAGTGGCAACAGGTGGTCCACACTTCCCAGTGAATCACTTCGGAACGTTACGAGGTCCTCCGTCGAGCTTTCAGTCATCGGAATCGATTTCCAGGCAGAACAATCTAATAG GACGACCAGCGGCACCACCACCGAAGCCGCCGGTGATGAAACCTCCGCCTCCCCCGCCTGTTCGAAGCGTATCAAACACCAATCTAACGCATTTACCCATGAGCTTGGCGCCGGAAGCGCCCGAACCGAACTTTGGTTCCGCTAACAACGTGGCCAGTGCCGTTGCGGATGAACTCAAGTCTAAGCTAGTCAACAGCGGTTCGGCGAATAATGTCGCGACGCTTACCACTTCCACCACCTCTTCCAACTCGATTAATTCTACCAGCCAGCTCAGTATTGCCAGCACGAAAACGATCAACAGTGGCAGCATCAAGACCACGGCGGCGCCACCATTGCCACCACATCGAACCTGCCCGGCACCCCCTCCGCCT CAACTCAACACAAGCACCAACAGCACTGGCAGTGGTGAAGCACCACCACAACCACCGCAGCGGATTTCCTCCATTCGACAGCAGCAACTACAGCAACAACAACTTTCAGCAAGCGCCAATAGCAGCGCTAACAGCAGCAGTCAACAGTCAAACTCAAATTTAAAACGAAAGGAAACCATGAGTGCCACCGCAGGTGAAACGGAGCGACGGAAGTTGGCCACGCCCCTACAGGAGATCGATCTAGAGGCAAAGTATTCGTTCTACTTCCGGAAGGTGACGGAATTTTCGGCACCGATCCCGTTTCTCAATGTGGCCAAAATTTACCCAAGTGCGATGCGgtcacagcagcagcaacatccGCAGCACCAGCATCAATAG